One part of the Pecten maximus chromosome 1, xPecMax1.1, whole genome shotgun sequence genome encodes these proteins:
- the LOC117333011 gene encoding fibropellin-1-like isoform X1, with amino-acid sequence MGRSNQPSQTFHWNHIILIQLSFLLIQVWCRTDIGKTHSSKALVIVNLEKYEDKANTKCDSGGIFSDSRCDVYMQLCTTSNKCTRKESSSRIDDTTGFLFKDQPKTQQYNPSYWYFDRWNGTFFLSMDLVDYDSIGNDDTFGNVRYNLQGNVGTSKTVTEHAKGNSNLRLTFEIAVKCLPRYYGPTCTTFCEENSRTTCSVNGTKVCQQGFTGLDCDIDIDDCKPGVCKHGNCTDLVNTYQCTCTAGYTGQHCTTSVYCNPNPCHHGNCTGGVNGYSCSCDREFTGAKCDAKIIHCIPSPCHHGNCTDRINGYSCSCEVGFTGTNCETDINDCIPNPCVNGNCTDGINKYSCSCASGFTDMQCETNINDCIPNPCDHGHCTDGINTYSCSCDLGFTGMNCDTIIKNCIPQSCNHGYCTEEENGFSCFCEEGFTGKQCDTPMDHCQPNPCKNGNCTANGRKPKCECIPGYSGDFCEIKIEYCYLDACIHGYCIDVVNGYRCECSPGYSGESCDEDIDECKEGVCENGNCTDKVNGFVCHCNEGFTGQYCDVNVNDCIPNPCDHGNCTDRIHGYNCSCDSGFTGTKCDTNINDCIPNPCDHGNCTDRINGYICSCDSGFTGVKCDKNINDCVPNPCDNGNCIDGINKYSCNCNTGFTGIKCDININDCIPNPCDHGNCTDRINGYNCSCDSGFTGTKCDTNINDCIPNPCIHGDCTDSINGYSCTCDSGFTDQKCDSKINHCIPNPCHYGNCSDIIDGYSCSCEEGFTGTKCDNIIDDCIPNPCIHGSCTELIDGFLCFCEAGFTGKLCETFVDHCHPKNPCKNGNCTNHGNKQKCECLSGFRGEFCEINIDDCYLEACYHGNCIDLVNGYRCECSPGYSGGSCDEDINECEEVFCENGNCTDKVNAFVCHCNEGFTGKYCDTNINDCIPNQCDHGNCTDGIHGYNCSCEAGFTGTNCDIYINDCIPNPCDHGNCTDGINGFNCECEEDFTGKQCETFIDYCIPSPCKNGNCTRNGTKPKCECVLGFTGEFCEINIENCYFGACMNGYCKDLVNDYRCDCDPGYTGRTCDTDINECASNPCHHGICTDGINQFSCSCKIGFTGRQCETIVNGCSPNPCYNGNCTQEPDDLRCNCNAGFTGTQCDTRIDGCSAEPCKNGTCTDNVGEFSCTCDPGFTGQFCDQNVDDCLSIDCHNGDCIDLVNGYQCNCNPGYTGKNCSLDINECESGLCDKGNCTDKVNGFVCNCIEGFTGQFCEFNINDCYLAACVKGLCRDLINDYRCDCDPGYTGKRCDNDINECASNPCQHGNCTDGINMFTCVCDFGYTGTICEIAIKECDSNPCHHGNCVDHVNGYSCICDSGYAGIHCDSAKFLPTPTSSSGKPILTSYSTGEPYTVHMSHSLLTSFQTGSPITVSQPLSTNRLPDVFKSTTVIVQIATASGYVSTETADTLMSVFPTRTEAVIMTTTSGSRSHVTQSSNEHTSITSVSVQLLGDVSDDKVKVEDRLQNLLELSQVTSLTVEVSTEIKENNGQAVTNMTITVTSKSPPVSQATLDIAFHKALSSLHIQKYHKTWNKNAASSPTKSLVGSHVAVVTAIVAVAVVLLSIISVVIGIKRRQKLGKRKTPYLDEVLSESDGVHLEPINEDDQAVFDNPGYSKERSASEHL; translated from the exons ATGGGTAGATCTAACCAGCCGTCACAGACTTTCCACTGGAATCATATAATCTTAATACAGTTGTCTTTTCTACTTattcag GTTTGGTGCAGGACAGACATTGGAAAG ACACATTCTTCCAAGGCGCTGGTTATAGTAAATTTGGAGAAATACGAAGATAAAGCCAATACCAAatgtgacagtggtgggattTTTTCGGACTCGAGATGTGATGTCTATATGCAGCTTTGCACAACGTCCAA TAAATGCACAAGGAAGGAATCTAGCAGTAGGATTGACGATACCACTGGTTTCCTATTCAAGGATCAACCAAAGACACAGCAGTATAACCCGTCCTATTGGTACTTCGACAGATGGAACGGG ACTTTCTTTCTCTCCATGGACCTCGTGGATTACGATTCTATAGGAAATGACGACACATTTGGAAACGTACGCTACAACCTCCAAGGCAATGTAGGAACGAGTAAAACTGTCACTGAGCATGCAAAGGGCAACAGTAATTTAAG GTTAACATTTGAAATAGCTGTAAAGTGTTTACCTCGTTATTATGGCCCCACCTGTACTACGTTCTGTGAGGAAAACTCTCGCACAACATGCAGTGTTAACGGGACAAAAGTCTGCCAGCAGG GATTCACAGGATTGGACTGTGATATTGACATAGACGACTGTAAACCTGGTGTATGTAAACATGGAAATTGTACGGATCTCGTCAATACttatcaatgtacatgtaccgcCGGCTACACAGGACAGCATTGTACTACAAGCGTATACTGTAACCCTAATCCATGTCACCATGGCAACTGCACAGGCGGAGTAAATGGTTACAGCTGCAGTTGTGATCGGGAATTTACAGGAGCGAAATGTGATGCAAAAATAATCCACTGTATACCTAGCCCCTGTCACCATGGTAACTGTACGGACAGAATCAATGGATACAGTTGTAGCTGTGAAGTAGGGTTTACTGGCACGAACTGTGAAACCGATATAAATGACTGTATCCCTAACCCCTGTGTCAATGGTAACTGCACTGACGGTATCAATAAATACAGTTGTAGCTGTGCTTCCGGATTTACAGACATGCAATGTGAAACCAATATAAACGACTGTATCCCTAACCCCTGTGACCATGGTCACTGCACTGATGGTATCAATACATACAGTTGTAGTTGTGATCTTGGTTTTACAGGCATGAATTGTGATACTATTATTAAAAATTGTATACCTCAATCATGCAACCATGGTTACTGCACTGAAGAAGAAAATGGATTTAGTTGTTTTTGCGAAGAAGGTTTTACTGGAAAGCAATGTGATACTCCTATGGATCACTGCCAGCCAAATCCATGTAAAAACGGAAATTGTACAGCAAATGGAAGGAAGCCAAAATGTGAATGTATTCCTGGATATAGTGGGGACTTTTGTGAAATAAAGATCGAATATTGTTATTTAGACGCTTGTATTCATGGGTATTGCATAGATGTTGTGAATGGTTATCGTTGCGAATGCAGCCCTGGTTATTCCGGAGAAAGCTGTGATGAAGATATAGACGAATGTAAGGAGGGAGTTTGTGAAAATGGAAACTGTACGGATAAAGTGAATGGCTTTGTTTGTCACTGTAACGAAGGATTTACCGGGCAATATTGTGATGTCAATGTAAACGACTGTATCCCTAACCCCTGTGACCATGGcaactgtactgacagaatcCATGGCTACAATTGTAGTTGTGATTCAGGATTTACAGGCACGAAATGTGATACAAATATCAATGACTGTATCCCTAACCCCTGTGACCATGGTAACTGCACTGACAGAATCAATGGCTACATTTGTAGTTGTGATTCGGGATTTACAGGCGTGAAATGTGACAAAAATATAAACGACTGTGTCCCAAACCCTTGTGACAATGGTAATTGCATTGACGGTATTAATAAATATAGTTGTAATTGCAATACAGGTTTTACAGGCATTAAATGTGACATCAATATTAACGATTGTATCCCTAACCCCTGTGACCATGGTAACTGCACTGACAGAATCAATGGATACAATTGTAGTTGTGATTCAGGATTTACAGGCACGAAATGTGATACAAATATCAATGACTGTATCCCTAACCCCTGCATCCATGGTGACTGCACTGACAGTATCAATGGATACAGTTGTACTTGTGATTCAGGATTTACAGACCAGAAATGTGATTCCAAAATAAACCATTGTATCCCTAACCCCTGTCACTATGGTAACTGTTCTGACATAATCGATGGATATAGTTGTAGCTGTGAAGAAGGGTTTACAGGCACAAAATGTGACAACATAATAGACGACTGTATACCTAATCCCTGTATCCATGGATCCTGTACAGAGTTGATAGATGggtttctttgtttttgtgaagcagggtttacaggtaaactttgTGAAACCTTTGTAGATCATTGTCACCCTAAAAATCCTTGTAAAAATGGAAATTGTACAAATCATGGAAATAAGCAAAAATGTGAATGTTTATCTGGATTTCGTGGAGagttttgtgaaataaatatcGATGACTGTTATCTTGAAGCTTGTTATCACGGAAATTGCATAGATCTCGTGAATGGTTATCGTTGCGAATGCAGCCCTGGTTATTCCGGAGGAAGCTGTGATGAAGATATCAATGAATGTGAGGAGGTATTTTGTGAAAATGGAAACTGTACGGATAAAGTGAATGCCTTTGTTTGTCACTGTAACGAAGGATTTACCGGGAAATATTGTGACACCAATATAAACGACTGTATCCCTAACCAGTGTGACCATGGTAACTGTACTGACGGTATACATGGATACAACTGTAGCTGTGAAGCAGGATTTACAGGCAcaaactgtgatatatacataaacgACTGTATCCCTAACCCATGCGACCATGGCAACTGTACTGACGGCATCAATGGGTTTAATTGTGAATGCGAGGAAGATTTTACAGGCAAACAGTGTGAAACTTTTATAGATTATTGCATTCCAAGTCCGTGTAAAAATGGAAATTGTACTAGAAATGGGACTAAACCAAAATGTGAATGTGTTCTTGGATTTACTGGAGAATTCTGTGAGATAAATATAGAAAACTGCTATTTTGGTGCTTGTATGAATGGATATTGCAAAGATCTTGTAAATGATTATCGCTGTGATTGCGACCCTGGTTATACCGGAAGAACATGTGATACTGATATTAACGAATGTGCATCAAATCCGTGTCACCATGGAATCTGTACTGACGGCATCAATCAGTTCAGCTGTTCGTGCAAGATAGGCTTTACCGGAAGGCAATGTGAAACCATTGTAAATGGGTGTAGTCCTAACCCTTGCTATAATGGCAATTGTACGCAGGAGCCAGACGACTTAAGGTGCAATTGTAATGCTGGATTCACAGGCACGCAGTGTGATACAAGAATAGATGGTTGTAGTGCAGAACCCTGCAAAAACGGGACCTGTACTGACAATGTTGGTGAATTTTCCTGTACTTGCGACCCTGGATTTACGGGGCAATTCTGTGATCAGAATGTCGATGACTGTTTATCAATTGATTGTCATAATGGTGATTGTATAGATCTCGTAAATGGTTATCAATGTAATTGTAACCCAGGGTACACTGGAAAGAATTGCTCACTAGATATAAACGAATGTGAGTCTGGGCTATGTGATAAAGGAAACTGTACGGATAAGGTAAATGGATTTGTTTGTAACTGTATAGAAGGATTTACTGGACAATTTTGTGAGTTTAATATAAACGACTGTTATCTTGCTGCTTGTGTTAAGGGTTTATGTAGAGATCTTATTAATGATTACCGTTGTGACTGCGACCCTGGATATACTGGGAAAAGATGCGACAATGATATCAACGAATGCGCGTCAAACCCTTGTCAACATGGAAACTGTACCGATGGCATCAATATGTTCACCTGTGTTTGTGATTTTGGATACACAGGGACAATATGTGAAATTGCGATCAAAGAGTGCGATTCAAATCCTTGTCACCACGGCAATTGTGTTGATCATGTCAATGGCTATAGTTGCATATGCGATTCTGGATATGCAGGAATACATTGTGACAGTGCCAAGTTCTTACCAACTCCCACTTCTAGCAGCGGTAAGCCGATATTGACCTCATACTCGACGGGAGAGCCATACACGGTTCACATGTCACATAGTCTACTTACGAGTTTTCAAACAGGAAGTCCTATAACTGTTTCACAGCCTTTGTCCACTAACCGTCTGCCAGACGTATTCAAGAGTACAACAGTCATCGTACAGATAGCAACGGCGTCGGGATATGTTTCTACGGAAACAG CAGATACACTGATGAGTGTGTTCCCAACTCGAACTGAAGCGGTGATCATGACTACAACAAGCGGGTCCCGAAGTCACGTCACACAGTCGTCCAATG AGCATACATCAATCACTTCGGTCAGTGTCCAGTTGCTAGGTGATGTATCGGATGACAAGGTTAAAGTGGAGGATCGTCTGCAAAATCTTTTGGAATTGTCACAGGTCACCTCATTGACAGTCGAGGTGTCTACAGAAATCAAGGAGAATAATGG ACAAGCCGTTACCAACATGACAATTACAGTGACATCGAAGAGTCCTCCGGTATCCCAAGCAACCCTGGATATAGCCTTCCACAAGGCCTTGTCTTCATTACatatacagaaatatcacaAGACTTGGAACAAGAACGCTGCTTCTTCTCCTACCAAA TCCTTGGTTGGTAGCCATGTCGCTGTAGTGACCGCGATAGTTGCGGTAGCTGTTGTTCTCCTTAGCATCATTTCAGTTGTAATTGGGATAAAGAGAAg GCAAAAACTTGGAAAACGTAAGACCCCGTATTTAGATGAAGTTTTATCAGAATCTGACGGTGTGCACCTGGAGCCGATCAATGAAGATGATCAGGCAGTGTTTGATAACCCCGGCTATAGTAAGGAAAGAAGTGCTAGTGAACATCTGTAG
- the LOC117333011 gene encoding fibropellin-1-like isoform X2 yields the protein MGRSNQPSQTFHWNHIILIQLSFLLIQVWCRTDIGKTHSSKALVIVNLEKYEDKANTKCDSGGIFSDSRCDVYMQLCTTSNKCTRKESSSRIDDTTGFLFKDQPKTQQYNPSYWYFDRWNGTFFLSMDLVDYDSIGNDDTFGNVRYNLQGNVGTSKTVTEHAKGNSNLRLTFEIAVKCLPRYYGPTCTTFCEENSRTTCSVNGTKVCQQGFTGLDCDIDIDDCKPGVCKHGNCTDLVNTYQCTCTAGYTGQHCTTSVYCNPNPCHHGNCTGGVNGYSCSCDREFTGAKCDAKIIHCIPSPCHHGNCTDRINGYSCSCEVGFTGTNCETDINDCIPNPCVNGNCTDGINKYSCSCASGFTDMQCETNINDCIPNPCDHGHCTDGINTYSCSCDLGFTGMNCDTIIKNCIPQSCNHGYCTEEENGFSCFCEEGFTGKQCDTPMDHCQPNPCKNGNCTANGRKPKCECIPGYSGDFCEIKIEYCYLDACIHGYCIDVVNGYRCECSPGYSGESCDEDIDECKEGVCENGNCTDKVNGFVCHCNEGFTGQYCDVNVNDCIPNPCDHGNCTDRIHGYNCSCDSGFTGTKCDTNINDCIPNPCDHGNCTDRINGYICSCDSGFTGVKCDKNINDCVPNPCDNGNCIDGINKYSCNCNTGFTGIKCDININDCIPNPCDHGNCTDRINGYNCSCDSGFTGTKCDTNINDCIPNPCIHGDCTDSINGYSCTCDSGFTDQKCDSKINHCIPNPCHYGNCSDIIDGYSCSCEEGFTGTKCDNIIDDCIPNPCIHGSCTELIDGFLCFCEAGFTGKLCETFVDHCHPKNPCKNGNCTNHGNKQKCECLSGFRGEFCEINIDDCYLEACYHGNCIDLVNGYRCECSPGYSGGSCDEDINECEEVFCENGNCTDKVNAFVCHCNEGFTGKYCDTNINDCIPNQCDHGNCTDGIHGYNCSCEAGFTGTNCDIYINDCIPNPCDHGNCTDGINGFNCECEEDFTGKQCETFIDYCIPSPCKNGNCTRNGTKPKCECVLGFTGEFCEINIENCYFGACMNGYCKDLVNDYRCDCDPGYTGRTCDTDINECASNPCHHGICTDGINQFSCSCKIGFTGRQCETIVNGCSPNPCYNGNCTQEPDDLRCNCNAGFTGTQCDTRIDGCSAEPCKNGTCTDNVGEFSCTCDPGFTGQFCDQNVDDCLSIDCHNGDCIDLVNGYQCNCNPGYTGKNCSLDINECESGLCDKGNCTDKVNGFVCNCIEGFTGQFCEFNINDCYLAACVKGLCRDLINDYRCDCDPGYTGKRCDNDINECASNPCQHGNCTDGINMFTCVCDFGYTGTICEIAIKECDSNPCHHGNCVDHVNGYSCICDSGYAGIHCDSAKFLPTPTSSSGKPILTSYSTGEPYTVHMSHSLLTSFQTGSPITVSQPLSTNRLPDVFKSTTVIVQIATASGYVSTETDTLMSVFPTRTEAVIMTTTSGSRSHVTQSSNEHTSITSVSVQLLGDVSDDKVKVEDRLQNLLELSQVTSLTVEVSTEIKENNGQAVTNMTITVTSKSPPVSQATLDIAFHKALSSLHIQKYHKTWNKNAASSPTKSLVGSHVAVVTAIVAVAVVLLSIISVVIGIKRRQKLGKRKTPYLDEVLSESDGVHLEPINEDDQAVFDNPGYSKERSASEHL from the exons ATGGGTAGATCTAACCAGCCGTCACAGACTTTCCACTGGAATCATATAATCTTAATACAGTTGTCTTTTCTACTTattcag GTTTGGTGCAGGACAGACATTGGAAAG ACACATTCTTCCAAGGCGCTGGTTATAGTAAATTTGGAGAAATACGAAGATAAAGCCAATACCAAatgtgacagtggtgggattTTTTCGGACTCGAGATGTGATGTCTATATGCAGCTTTGCACAACGTCCAA TAAATGCACAAGGAAGGAATCTAGCAGTAGGATTGACGATACCACTGGTTTCCTATTCAAGGATCAACCAAAGACACAGCAGTATAACCCGTCCTATTGGTACTTCGACAGATGGAACGGG ACTTTCTTTCTCTCCATGGACCTCGTGGATTACGATTCTATAGGAAATGACGACACATTTGGAAACGTACGCTACAACCTCCAAGGCAATGTAGGAACGAGTAAAACTGTCACTGAGCATGCAAAGGGCAACAGTAATTTAAG GTTAACATTTGAAATAGCTGTAAAGTGTTTACCTCGTTATTATGGCCCCACCTGTACTACGTTCTGTGAGGAAAACTCTCGCACAACATGCAGTGTTAACGGGACAAAAGTCTGCCAGCAGG GATTCACAGGATTGGACTGTGATATTGACATAGACGACTGTAAACCTGGTGTATGTAAACATGGAAATTGTACGGATCTCGTCAATACttatcaatgtacatgtaccgcCGGCTACACAGGACAGCATTGTACTACAAGCGTATACTGTAACCCTAATCCATGTCACCATGGCAACTGCACAGGCGGAGTAAATGGTTACAGCTGCAGTTGTGATCGGGAATTTACAGGAGCGAAATGTGATGCAAAAATAATCCACTGTATACCTAGCCCCTGTCACCATGGTAACTGTACGGACAGAATCAATGGATACAGTTGTAGCTGTGAAGTAGGGTTTACTGGCACGAACTGTGAAACCGATATAAATGACTGTATCCCTAACCCCTGTGTCAATGGTAACTGCACTGACGGTATCAATAAATACAGTTGTAGCTGTGCTTCCGGATTTACAGACATGCAATGTGAAACCAATATAAACGACTGTATCCCTAACCCCTGTGACCATGGTCACTGCACTGATGGTATCAATACATACAGTTGTAGTTGTGATCTTGGTTTTACAGGCATGAATTGTGATACTATTATTAAAAATTGTATACCTCAATCATGCAACCATGGTTACTGCACTGAAGAAGAAAATGGATTTAGTTGTTTTTGCGAAGAAGGTTTTACTGGAAAGCAATGTGATACTCCTATGGATCACTGCCAGCCAAATCCATGTAAAAACGGAAATTGTACAGCAAATGGAAGGAAGCCAAAATGTGAATGTATTCCTGGATATAGTGGGGACTTTTGTGAAATAAAGATCGAATATTGTTATTTAGACGCTTGTATTCATGGGTATTGCATAGATGTTGTGAATGGTTATCGTTGCGAATGCAGCCCTGGTTATTCCGGAGAAAGCTGTGATGAAGATATAGACGAATGTAAGGAGGGAGTTTGTGAAAATGGAAACTGTACGGATAAAGTGAATGGCTTTGTTTGTCACTGTAACGAAGGATTTACCGGGCAATATTGTGATGTCAATGTAAACGACTGTATCCCTAACCCCTGTGACCATGGcaactgtactgacagaatcCATGGCTACAATTGTAGTTGTGATTCAGGATTTACAGGCACGAAATGTGATACAAATATCAATGACTGTATCCCTAACCCCTGTGACCATGGTAACTGCACTGACAGAATCAATGGCTACATTTGTAGTTGTGATTCGGGATTTACAGGCGTGAAATGTGACAAAAATATAAACGACTGTGTCCCAAACCCTTGTGACAATGGTAATTGCATTGACGGTATTAATAAATATAGTTGTAATTGCAATACAGGTTTTACAGGCATTAAATGTGACATCAATATTAACGATTGTATCCCTAACCCCTGTGACCATGGTAACTGCACTGACAGAATCAATGGATACAATTGTAGTTGTGATTCAGGATTTACAGGCACGAAATGTGATACAAATATCAATGACTGTATCCCTAACCCCTGCATCCATGGTGACTGCACTGACAGTATCAATGGATACAGTTGTACTTGTGATTCAGGATTTACAGACCAGAAATGTGATTCCAAAATAAACCATTGTATCCCTAACCCCTGTCACTATGGTAACTGTTCTGACATAATCGATGGATATAGTTGTAGCTGTGAAGAAGGGTTTACAGGCACAAAATGTGACAACATAATAGACGACTGTATACCTAATCCCTGTATCCATGGATCCTGTACAGAGTTGATAGATGggtttctttgtttttgtgaagcagggtttacaggtaaactttgTGAAACCTTTGTAGATCATTGTCACCCTAAAAATCCTTGTAAAAATGGAAATTGTACAAATCATGGAAATAAGCAAAAATGTGAATGTTTATCTGGATTTCGTGGAGagttttgtgaaataaatatcGATGACTGTTATCTTGAAGCTTGTTATCACGGAAATTGCATAGATCTCGTGAATGGTTATCGTTGCGAATGCAGCCCTGGTTATTCCGGAGGAAGCTGTGATGAAGATATCAATGAATGTGAGGAGGTATTTTGTGAAAATGGAAACTGTACGGATAAAGTGAATGCCTTTGTTTGTCACTGTAACGAAGGATTTACCGGGAAATATTGTGACACCAATATAAACGACTGTATCCCTAACCAGTGTGACCATGGTAACTGTACTGACGGTATACATGGATACAACTGTAGCTGTGAAGCAGGATTTACAGGCAcaaactgtgatatatacataaacgACTGTATCCCTAACCCATGCGACCATGGCAACTGTACTGACGGCATCAATGGGTTTAATTGTGAATGCGAGGAAGATTTTACAGGCAAACAGTGTGAAACTTTTATAGATTATTGCATTCCAAGTCCGTGTAAAAATGGAAATTGTACTAGAAATGGGACTAAACCAAAATGTGAATGTGTTCTTGGATTTACTGGAGAATTCTGTGAGATAAATATAGAAAACTGCTATTTTGGTGCTTGTATGAATGGATATTGCAAAGATCTTGTAAATGATTATCGCTGTGATTGCGACCCTGGTTATACCGGAAGAACATGTGATACTGATATTAACGAATGTGCATCAAATCCGTGTCACCATGGAATCTGTACTGACGGCATCAATCAGTTCAGCTGTTCGTGCAAGATAGGCTTTACCGGAAGGCAATGTGAAACCATTGTAAATGGGTGTAGTCCTAACCCTTGCTATAATGGCAATTGTACGCAGGAGCCAGACGACTTAAGGTGCAATTGTAATGCTGGATTCACAGGCACGCAGTGTGATACAAGAATAGATGGTTGTAGTGCAGAACCCTGCAAAAACGGGACCTGTACTGACAATGTTGGTGAATTTTCCTGTACTTGCGACCCTGGATTTACGGGGCAATTCTGTGATCAGAATGTCGATGACTGTTTATCAATTGATTGTCATAATGGTGATTGTATAGATCTCGTAAATGGTTATCAATGTAATTGTAACCCAGGGTACACTGGAAAGAATTGCTCACTAGATATAAACGAATGTGAGTCTGGGCTATGTGATAAAGGAAACTGTACGGATAAGGTAAATGGATTTGTTTGTAACTGTATAGAAGGATTTACTGGACAATTTTGTGAGTTTAATATAAACGACTGTTATCTTGCTGCTTGTGTTAAGGGTTTATGTAGAGATCTTATTAATGATTACCGTTGTGACTGCGACCCTGGATATACTGGGAAAAGATGCGACAATGATATCAACGAATGCGCGTCAAACCCTTGTCAACATGGAAACTGTACCGATGGCATCAATATGTTCACCTGTGTTTGTGATTTTGGATACACAGGGACAATATGTGAAATTGCGATCAAAGAGTGCGATTCAAATCCTTGTCACCACGGCAATTGTGTTGATCATGTCAATGGCTATAGTTGCATATGCGATTCTGGATATGCAGGAATACATTGTGACAGTGCCAAGTTCTTACCAACTCCCACTTCTAGCAGCGGTAAGCCGATATTGACCTCATACTCGACGGGAGAGCCATACACGGTTCACATGTCACATAGTCTACTTACGAGTTTTCAAACAGGAAGTCCTATAACTGTTTCACAGCCTTTGTCCACTAACCGTCTGCCAGACGTATTCAAGAGTACAACAGTCATCGTACAGATAGCAACGGCGTCGGGATATGTTTCTACGGAAACAG ATACACTGATGAGTGTGTTCCCAACTCGAACTGAAGCGGTGATCATGACTACAACAAGCGGGTCCCGAAGTCACGTCACACAGTCGTCCAATG AGCATACATCAATCACTTCGGTCAGTGTCCAGTTGCTAGGTGATGTATCGGATGACAAGGTTAAAGTGGAGGATCGTCTGCAAAATCTTTTGGAATTGTCACAGGTCACCTCATTGACAGTCGAGGTGTCTACAGAAATCAAGGAGAATAATGG ACAAGCCGTTACCAACATGACAATTACAGTGACATCGAAGAGTCCTCCGGTATCCCAAGCAACCCTGGATATAGCCTTCCACAAGGCCTTGTCTTCATTACatatacagaaatatcacaAGACTTGGAACAAGAACGCTGCTTCTTCTCCTACCAAA TCCTTGGTTGGTAGCCATGTCGCTGTAGTGACCGCGATAGTTGCGGTAGCTGTTGTTCTCCTTAGCATCATTTCAGTTGTAATTGGGATAAAGAGAAg GCAAAAACTTGGAAAACGTAAGACCCCGTATTTAGATGAAGTTTTATCAGAATCTGACGGTGTGCACCTGGAGCCGATCAATGAAGATGATCAGGCAGTGTTTGATAACCCCGGCTATAGTAAGGAAAGAAGTGCTAGTGAACATCTGTAG
- the LOC117333026 gene encoding fibrinolytic enzyme, isozyme C-like, whose protein sequence is MFNESITGPGAASVARLPDDDHKDFAPHRCSITGWGYSVYGQVIPDVLQQAEMTVMKEKWCERAFEEFGDGIINDGHVCVISDDSSSCNGDSGGPLTCGDTLVGVTSFGIIGCPAEYPSVYTRITHFRQWIKDNSGV, encoded by the exons ATGTTCAACGAATCCATCACTGGTCCCGGTGCAGCATCGGTGGCAAGATTACCCGATGATGACCACAAAGACTTCGCTCCTCATCGCTGTTCTATAACGGGCTGGGGGTATTCAGTATACGGACAAG TTATTCCTGACGTCCTGCAACAGGCTGAAATGACTGTGATGAAGGAGAAATGGTGTGAGAGGGCATTTGAAGAGTTTGGTGATGGAATAATTAACGACGGACATGTCTGTGTTATATCAGACGATTCCTCATCCTGTAAT GGCGACAGTGGCGGACCTTTAACCTGTGGGGACACCTTAGTCGGAGTGACATCATTTGGTATAATAGGATGTCCTGCTGAATATCCGTCAGTGTACACACGGATCACTCACTTCCGACAGTGGATCAAAGATAACTCCGGTGTGTGA